The following coding sequences are from one Schizosaccharomyces osmophilus chromosome 1, complete sequence window:
- the vip1 gene encoding RNA-binding protein Vip1, whose protein sequence is MSNQVIVKNISLEVTEKQISDFFSFCGKVSSISTFKEGETQTAKIQFERPSATKTALLLQDALLGQNKIQISSSDAPASAGSTHDKGGAGGDQAASQEDKPRSAIISELLGRGYHLSDVTLEKGIQLDQSLGVSSKFKGVLESALSSVHSMNERYHVTEKANEVDSKLSISDTYKRTTSLFSNYFNKAYETAAGTSAGQKVHSVYDSGKSQLRGIHSEARKVADSKVHGEDATTGHTEAPAAPVAPAQPSVDTKISE, encoded by the coding sequence CTCTTTGGAAGTTACCGAGAAGCAAATTTcggatttcttttccttctgcGGAAAGGTTTCCAGCATCTCGACTTTCAAGGAAGGAGAGACTCAAACTGCTAAAATCCAGTTCGAACGCCCTAGTGCTACAAAGACTGCTTTACTTTTGCAAGATGCCCTTTTAGGACAGAACAAAATTCAAATCAGCAGTAGTGATGCTCCAGCTAGCGCTGGTAGCACCCATGACAAAGGTGGTGCTGGTGGAGACCAAGCTGCTAGCCAGGAAGATAAGCCTCGATCTGCAATTATTTCTGAACTTTTAGGTCGTGGCTATCATTTAAGCGATGTAACTTTGGAGAAGGGTATACAGCTAGACCAAAGTCTTGGTGTTTCGTCCAAATTCAAAGGTGTTCTTGAAAGCGCGTTGTCTAGCGTTCATTCCATGAATGAGCGCTACCATGTCACAGAGAAAGCCAATGAAGTTGATAGCAAGCTTTCTATAAGTGACACCTATAAACGCACTACTTCTCTCTTCAGTAACTACTTCAACAAGGCTTATGAAACCGCCGCCGGTACGTCAGCTGGCCAAAAGGTTCATAGCGTTTATGATTCTGGCAAAAGCCAATTGCGAGGAATTCACAGTGAAGCTCGCAAAGTTGCTGATTCCAAGGTCCATGGGGAAGATGCTACTACTGGACATACCGAAGCGCCTGCCGCTCCTGTCGCTCCTGCCCAACCCTCTGTCGACACTAAGATTTCCgagtaa